One genomic segment of Chitinophaga sancti includes these proteins:
- the rsgA gene encoding ribosome small subunit-dependent GTPase A has protein sequence MQALIYRSTGSWYTVKTITTGETFQARIKGVLKLDGDITSTNPIAVGDIVDIVPEEGDANAKNAMITDIGVRRNYIVRSSPHKKGNAKHIVAANLDQAMLICTVKEPRTSNGFMDRFLVTAAAYHIPVVLVFNKRDIYKEKEIDRFAELAALYEDIGYTVKLVSAATGGGVDELEAMMKDKTTLMSGHSGVGKSSLINRLLPGLDLRTKAVSGWSGKGLHTTTYAEMYDLPQGGRLIDTPGVREFGIVDIEKPELSHYFLEMQPYLTQCQFNNCLHINEPGCAVKAAVEEGEIDMERYVSYATILESIQEESY, from the coding sequence TTGCAGGCACTAATCTATAGATCCACCGGTAGCTGGTACACCGTAAAAACCATCACCACCGGCGAAACCTTCCAGGCACGCATTAAAGGTGTATTGAAACTGGATGGGGACATTACGTCTACCAACCCCATAGCGGTAGGCGATATCGTAGATATCGTTCCTGAAGAAGGTGATGCCAATGCAAAAAATGCTATGATCACTGATATTGGGGTCAGGCGTAACTACATCGTCCGCAGCTCCCCACATAAAAAAGGAAACGCGAAGCACATCGTGGCGGCCAACCTGGATCAGGCCATGCTCATCTGCACAGTAAAAGAACCAAGAACCTCCAATGGATTCATGGATCGCTTCCTGGTTACAGCTGCTGCTTATCACATTCCAGTAGTGCTTGTGTTTAACAAAAGAGACATTTATAAAGAGAAAGAAATAGACAGATTCGCTGAATTAGCGGCCCTGTATGAAGATATCGGTTATACTGTAAAACTGGTATCTGCTGCTACCGGCGGCGGTGTAGATGAACTGGAGGCTATGATGAAAGATAAAACTACCCTGATGTCCGGTCACTCCGGTGTGGGAAAGTCTTCTCTCATCAATCGTTTATTACCTGGTCTGGATCTGCGTACAAAAGCCGTGAGTGGTTGGAGTGGTAAGGGGTTGCATACTACTACTTATGCAGAGATGTATGATCTGCCACAGGGCGGTCGGTTGATAGATACACCTGGGGTAAGGGAGTTTGGTATTGTGGATATTGAGAAGCCGGAGCTGTCGCATTATTTTCTTGAGATGCAGCCTTATCTTACACAGTGTCAGTTTAATAACTGCTTGCATATCAATGAGCCAGGTTGTGCTGTGAAAGCGGCTGTAGAGGAAGGGGAAATTGATATGGAGAGGTATGTGAGTTATGCCACGATTCTGGAATCAATTCAGGAGGAGAGTTATTAA
- a CDS encoding VWA domain-containing protein: MDFSVWKNIEFAHPAYFGLLVLVPVMIYWHYAKQQKKQVAMDMSSLQGLKGLPVSWKVRFRPLLLILRLLAFSALVVALARPQTSNTSESIDSEGIDIVLSIDISGSMLAEDLQPNRLEAAKKVANDFVDRRISDRIGLVIFSGESFTQCPITTDHAVLKNQITAIKSGMLQDGTAIGMGLATAVDRLRNSKAKSKVIILLTDGVNNVGLIDPLTALEIAKAFKTRVYTVGVGTIGKAPFPMTMPDGSIQMAMQDVQLDEPLMKKISTETGGKYFRATNNKDLESIYDEIDKLEKTKVEITSYKRFAEHFFPFAILALACILLEVVLRYTVFRSLP; encoded by the coding sequence ATGGATTTTTCAGTCTGGAAAAATATTGAATTTGCCCATCCTGCCTACTTTGGCTTGCTGGTGCTGGTGCCCGTGATGATCTACTGGCACTATGCAAAACAGCAGAAAAAGCAGGTGGCTATGGATATGTCTTCCCTTCAGGGGCTGAAGGGACTGCCGGTATCCTGGAAGGTGAGGTTCCGCCCCCTCCTGCTGATACTGCGACTGCTGGCGTTTAGTGCGCTGGTGGTAGCGCTGGCAAGACCTCAGACCAGCAATACATCTGAAAGTATAGATAGTGAAGGGATCGATATCGTGTTGAGCATAGATATTTCAGGTAGTATGCTGGCAGAAGACCTGCAGCCTAACAGGCTGGAAGCTGCGAAGAAAGTAGCGAACGACTTCGTGGATCGCCGTATCAGTGACCGTATTGGCCTGGTGATCTTCTCCGGAGAGAGTTTTACGCAATGTCCCATTACTACTGACCATGCGGTATTGAAAAACCAGATTACGGCTATCAAGAGTGGTATGCTGCAGGATGGTACTGCGATTGGGATGGGTTTGGCCACGGCTGTAGATCGCCTTCGTAATAGTAAAGCTAAAAGTAAGGTGATCATTCTCCTTACAGATGGTGTGAACAACGTAGGTTTGATAGATCCGCTCACCGCGCTGGAAATTGCAAAGGCATTCAAAACAAGGGTATATACCGTAGGGGTAGGTACGATCGGAAAGGCACCTTTCCCGATGACCATGCCGGATGGTAGTATTCAAATGGCTATGCAGGATGTACAGCTGGATGAGCCGCTGATGAAGAAGATTTCAACAGAAACCGGGGGTAAATATTTCAGGGCTACCAATAATAAGGACCTGGAAAGTATTTATGATGAGATTGATAAGCTGGAAAAGACCAAGGTAGAGATCACTTCTTACAAACGATTTGCTGAACATTTCTTCCCGTTTGCTATACTGGCATTGGCTTGTATACTGCTGGAAGTAGTGTTGCGATATACCGTATTCCGGAGTCTGCCATAA